A region of Caminicella sporogenes DSM 14501 DNA encodes the following proteins:
- a CDS encoding NAD(P)-dependent malic enzyme → MSYSEKSLKMHEEKRGKIEVISKVKVTNKDELSTAYTPGVAEPCRKIHENKENVYKYTSKGNLVAVVSDGTAVLGLGDIGPEAAMPVMEGKAILFKEFAGIDAFPICLDTKDVDEIVKTVKYLAPTFGGINLEDISSPRCFEIEKRLKRELNIPVFHDDQHGTAIVVSAGLINALKVTNKNMEDITIVVNGPGAAGTAIVKMLINLGARDIIVCDREGIIYEGNDKLKGHKKELSKITNKNKRKGTLKDAMNGADVFIGVSAANIVSEDMIKSMNKDAIVFAMANPVPEIMPDLAKKAGARVVGTGRSDFPNQINNVIAFPGIFKGALDVRARQINEEMKVAAAYAIAGIISDEELNEDYVIPNPFDKRIVERVAKAVARAAKESGVC, encoded by the coding sequence ATGAGTTATTCAGAAAAAAGTTTAAAGATGCATGAAGAAAAAAGGGGTAAGATAGAAGTTATATCTAAGGTAAAAGTTACAAATAAAGATGAGTTAAGTACAGCATATACACCTGGCGTTGCAGAACCTTGTAGAAAAATTCATGAAAATAAAGAAAATGTTTATAAATATACTTCTAAAGGAAATTTAGTTGCGGTAGTTTCTGATGGAACAGCAGTATTAGGTTTAGGAGATATTGGACCTGAAGCAGCGATGCCTGTAATGGAGGGAAAGGCAATATTATTTAAAGAATTTGCAGGTATAGATGCATTTCCTATTTGTTTAGATACTAAAGATGTAGATGAAATAGTAAAGACAGTAAAATATTTAGCACCTACTTTTGGAGGAATAAATTTAGAAGATATATCATCACCTAGATGTTTTGAAATAGAGAAAAGATTAAAAAGAGAATTAAACATACCAGTATTTCACGATGATCAGCATGGTACTGCAATAGTTGTTTCAGCAGGACTTATAAATGCATTAAAAGTAACCAATAAAAATATGGAAGATATTACTATAGTAGTTAATGGACCAGGTGCAGCAGGTACAGCTATTGTAAAAATGCTTATAAATCTTGGTGCAAGAGACATCATTGTATGTGACAGAGAAGGTATAATTTATGAGGGAAATGATAAGTTGAAAGGACATAAAAAAGAGCTTTCTAAGATAACAAATAAAAATAAGAGAAAAGGAACTTTAAAAGATGCTATGAATGGAGCAGATGTATTTATAGGTGTATCTGCTGCAAATATTGTAAGTGAAGATATGATAAAGTCAATGAACAAAGATGCAATAGTGTTTGCAATGGCTAATCCAGTACCGGAAATAATGCCTGATTTAGCTAAAAAGGCTGGAGCAAGAGTAGTTGGTACAGGGCGTTCAGATTTTCCAAATCAGATAAATAATGTCATAGCTTTTCCAGGAATTTTTAAAGGGGCGTTAGATGTTAGAGCTAGACAAATAAATGAAGAAATGAAAGTAGCAGCAGCTTATGCAATAGCAGGGATAATAAGTGATGAAGAACTTAATGAGGACTATGTTATACCAAATCCATTTGATAAGAGAATAGTAGAGAGAGTAGCTAAGGCAGTAGCAAGAGCAGCAAAAGAAAGTGGTGTATGTTAA